The DNA region AAGCCTATTTTTGAGGGCGCGGCGGTGTTTTTGAAGTTTTTTTTTCAACGCGGGTGCCGTTTTAGCGTTCTTATAGACGTAGAGTATGATTCTGAGGTTTACCAGTTGCCTGTAGTCCGGGTTTTCTGTTTCTTTGGTTTGCGTTGAAACCAGTATTTTGTTAACGAAAAGCTTGGCTGCTTCACAGGTCTACATGGAGACAAATAGTGCGTTTTGAAAATGTAAAATTACACACAATTCCGCAAAATATAAATAGTTACTCTTTTTTTACCATGCAATAAAAATTAATTTGATAGAAACTGTGGGGGGACTCTTATTAAATGTGCAGGTTGTAGAAAAAAAATCTTTTGTGACAAGAAAGGGAGTTGTCTAGTAAATCAGTCGAGGCAAGGTGGTGATACTCGTTAATTTGAATGTCAAGCAAAAACCGAACAAAACGTTAATGTCTGCAGTTCCTGCATATAAAGTAATCTTTCATAAACACCGTGCAAAAATTTTTGCCTCTTTCATCAATTCGTTTTCAATACATGAAACAGATATTTGCTTAGACATTGGTGGGGTTTCAAAAGGCTTTGAACCGTTAAGTTCTTATTGTGAATGCATTAACATTAACTTGCATACAAACCAAAAAAGTGATCAATGGGAAAACGTGATAGCCGATGCGCGATTCCTGCCCTTCAAGAATAAATCAGTGGACTACGTTATTTCTAATTCAGTAATCGAGCACATAGAAGGTGGCGCAGAAAGGTTTA from Candidatus Bathyarchaeota archaeon includes:
- a CDS encoding class I SAM-dependent methyltransferase, whose product is MSAVPAYKVIFHKHRAKIFASFINSFSIHETDICLDIGGVSKGFEPLSSYCECININLHTNQKSDQWENVIADARFLPFKNKSVDYVISNSVIEHIEGGAERFSKELRRVAKNGYFISCPHYYTFVEPHYFMPFFQFVPEQAKKFLILKLGLKIGHMNKNNYEVIMLPKPAYLKTIFPNATLRFLNLFCLPFDVIILENKL